Proteins encoded within one genomic window of Jiangella mangrovi:
- a CDS encoding four-carbon acid sugar kinase family protein, with the protein MVIPVLLLADDLTGAAEAAAAFVARTPRILDLRTARVARTSRGARDLFDGGDVVAVDTDSRYATPTTAAERTTTALALLPPGGVVVKKLDSTLRGPIAAELAALREPGGALVVAPALPALGRTVVGGAVLVGGVPLERSGAWAAESRPAPSSLAEALAPLPVTVVELPVVRGGMAELADALRSAADAGRVAVCDAETEADLDRIVAAGESVRRSGQPVRWAGSAGLAHAIARAHAADARATRAPAPAPAHGGPAHGEPARGGPDEAVPPGAAVTEVRIRTVPPARGSLPVPPPLGPILFVVGTAAPAAREQLGWLKRHIGTVVELDPEQLAEPAVAAAHIAERTAGRTAAVHLADARGAARSPDVAAALARAVAPAALDHPALVLTGGETARAVLAALEVGELHVREAWADGVVVSTEPGGRVIVTKPGAFGEPRTLVHIVQRLPGTRWHLRATSPAAATHQHSPHQEDT; encoded by the coding sequence GTGGTGATTCCTGTGCTCCTGCTGGCCGACGATCTGACCGGTGCGGCCGAGGCTGCCGCCGCGTTCGTGGCGCGCACACCGCGCATTCTCGACCTCCGCACGGCGCGCGTGGCGCGCACATCGCGCGGGGCGCGCGATCTCTTCGACGGTGGCGATGTGGTCGCCGTCGACACCGATTCACGCTACGCCACGCCCACGACAGCCGCCGAGCGGACCACGACGGCGCTCGCTCTGCTGCCGCCCGGCGGCGTCGTGGTCAAGAAGCTCGACTCCACGCTGCGCGGTCCGATCGCCGCGGAACTGGCCGCGTTGCGCGAACCGGGCGGCGCGCTCGTGGTGGCACCGGCGCTGCCCGCACTGGGGCGCACCGTCGTCGGGGGAGCGGTCCTGGTCGGCGGCGTGCCGCTCGAGCGGTCCGGCGCCTGGGCCGCCGAGTCGCGACCCGCGCCTTCATCGCTGGCCGAGGCGCTCGCGCCGCTGCCCGTGACGGTGGTCGAGCTGCCGGTGGTGCGCGGGGGTATGGCCGAGTTGGCCGACGCGCTGCGGTCGGCGGCCGATGCCGGCCGCGTCGCCGTGTGCGACGCGGAGACCGAGGCCGACCTCGACCGCATCGTCGCTGCGGGCGAGTCGGTGCGGCGCTCCGGCCAGCCGGTCCGGTGGGCGGGGTCCGCCGGGCTCGCGCACGCCATCGCTCGCGCGCACGCGGCCGACGCTCGCGCGACCCGCGCGCCCGCGCCCGCGCCCGCGCACGGAGGGCCTGCGCACGGAGAGCCCGCGCGCGGAGGGCCTGACGAGGCCGTTCCGCCCGGAGCCGCCGTGACCGAGGTGCGGATCAGAACCGTCCCGCCCGCGCGTGGGAGCCTTCCCGTTCCTCCGCCGCTGGGCCCCATCCTGTTCGTCGTCGGCACGGCGGCGCCCGCGGCGCGAGAGCAGCTCGGCTGGCTGAAGCGCCATATCGGCACCGTGGTCGAGCTCGATCCCGAGCAGCTCGCCGAGCCCGCTGTCGCAGCCGCGCACATCGCCGAGCGCACGGCCGGCCGCACCGCCGCCGTCCATCTGGCCGACGCCCGCGGCGCGGCGCGCTCGCCCGACGTCGCCGCGGCCCTGGCCAGAGCGGTCGCCCCGGCCGCCCTCGACCACCCGGCACTCGTCCTCACCGGCGGCGAGACCGCCCGTGCCGTCCTCGCCGCCCTCGAGGTGGGCGAGCTGCACGTCCGCGAGGCCTGGGCCGACGGTGTCGTCGTCAGCACCGAGCCGGGTGGCCGCGTCATCGTCACGAAGCCCGGCGCGTTCGGCGAACCCCGCACGCTCGTGCACATCGTCCAGAGACTCCCCGGCACCCGATGGCACCTGCGCGCGACGTCGCCCGCGGCCGCCACCCACCAGCACAGCCCGCATCAGGAGGACACATGA
- a CDS encoding ABC transporter permease yields the protein MARYLALRVAQSLLTVFLIVSTVFVLVRLAPGDPAAAIGGPTATTEDLQAIREELGLVGSIPQQYWHFITGLLQGDLGLSYSFRQPALDVVLERLPYTITLAGAAIVLTALIAIPLGIFTARRANSAWDVGANVGTIAGQSMPEFWTGIMLLTLLAVVVPVFPASGFTSWSGLVLPAVTIALLQIALISRLVHREMAGNLAAPYVTVARSRGVAERRLTWRYAFANSSIPVVTALGTRFAAMLNGVVVVEVVFAWPGIGSLVVRALETRDYPLIQATVLVTSLLAIGVQLLIDLLYPLFDPRVRVGKAVSR from the coding sequence ATGGCGCGCTATCTGGCGTTGCGGGTCGCACAGAGCTTGCTCACCGTGTTCCTCATCGTCTCGACGGTGTTCGTGCTGGTCCGGCTCGCGCCCGGCGACCCCGCCGCGGCCATCGGCGGCCCCACCGCGACCACTGAGGACCTGCAGGCCATCCGCGAGGAGCTCGGGCTGGTCGGCTCCATCCCACAGCAGTACTGGCACTTCATCACCGGCCTGCTGCAGGGCGACCTCGGCCTCTCCTACTCCTTCCGCCAACCCGCGCTCGACGTCGTGCTCGAGCGGCTGCCCTACACCATCACGCTGGCCGGCGCCGCCATCGTGCTCACGGCGCTCATCGCCATCCCGCTCGGCATCTTCACCGCCCGCCGGGCCAACAGCGCCTGGGACGTCGGCGCCAACGTCGGCACCATCGCCGGTCAGTCCATGCCGGAGTTCTGGACCGGCATCATGCTGCTCACCCTGCTGGCGGTCGTGGTGCCCGTCTTCCCCGCGTCCGGGTTCACCTCGTGGTCCGGGCTCGTGCTGCCCGCGGTCACCATCGCGCTACTGCAGATCGCCCTGATCTCCCGGCTGGTGCACCGCGAGATGGCCGGCAACCTGGCGGCGCCCTACGTCACGGTGGCCCGCTCGCGCGGCGTCGCCGAGCGCAGGCTGACCTGGCGCTACGCCTTCGCCAACTCGTCCATCCCGGTCGTAACGGCGCTCGGCACCCGGTTCGCGGCCATGCTCAACGGCGTCGTGGTGGTCGAGGTGGTGTTCGCCTGGCCCGGCATCGGTTCGCTCGTGGTCCGGGCGCTCGAGACCCGCGACTACCCGCTCATCCAGGCGACCGTGCTGGTGACCAGCCTCCTGGCCATCGGCGTGCAGCTCCTCATCGACCTCCTGTACCCGCTGTTCGATCCGCGGGTGCGCGTCGGAAAGGCGGTGTCACGATGA
- a CDS encoding aldo/keto reductase, translated as MTFGDTVDHDTAASMLDLVHDAGVTEIDTANAYAGGATEEMLGELLARRPGRFTVATKAGIAHPDAGGAPPLSPQALRACLEGSLRRLRLDHVDLFYLHQPDPATPLDDTVAEVATLAAKGLVGRVGVSNFAAWQIAELRRLFAAAGLPGPVVAQQLYSLVARRIDDEYVAFALASGIETMVYNPLGGGLLSGRYTFEAAPDEGRFATSRLSPMYRERYWDPRLFEAVGALSAVAADAGVSLPELALRWLASRPVVGSVLLGASKPAHLMANLEALARGPLPADAVERCDDVGRQLRGPMPAYNR; from the coding sequence ATGACGTTCGGCGACACCGTCGACCACGACACCGCGGCGAGCATGCTCGACCTCGTCCACGACGCCGGCGTCACCGAGATCGACACCGCCAACGCGTACGCCGGCGGCGCCACCGAGGAGATGCTCGGCGAGCTGCTGGCGCGGCGGCCGGGCCGGTTCACGGTCGCGACGAAGGCCGGCATCGCGCACCCCGACGCCGGCGGCGCCCCACCGTTGTCGCCCCAGGCGCTCCGCGCGTGCCTCGAGGGCAGCCTGCGCCGGCTCCGGCTCGACCACGTCGACCTCTTCTACCTGCACCAGCCCGACCCCGCCACGCCGCTGGACGACACCGTGGCCGAGGTCGCCACGCTGGCCGCCAAGGGGCTCGTCGGCCGGGTCGGCGTCTCCAACTTCGCCGCCTGGCAGATCGCCGAGCTGCGCCGGCTGTTCGCCGCCGCCGGGCTGCCCGGTCCGGTCGTGGCGCAGCAGCTCTACAGCCTGGTGGCGCGCCGCATCGACGACGAGTACGTCGCGTTCGCCCTGGCCAGCGGCATCGAGACCATGGTCTACAACCCGCTCGGCGGCGGGCTGCTGTCCGGCCGCTACACCTTCGAGGCCGCACCCGACGAGGGCCGGTTCGCCACCTCGCGGCTCTCGCCGATGTACCGCGAGCGCTACTGGGACCCGCGCCTGTTCGAGGCGGTCGGCGCGCTGTCGGCGGTCGCGGCCGACGCCGGGGTGTCGCTGCCCGAGCTGGCGCTGCGCTGGCTGGCCTCGCGTCCGGTCGTCGGCTCGGTGCTGCTCGGGGCCTCGAAGCCGGCGCACCTCATGGCGAACCTCGAGGCGCTCGCGCGTGGGCCGCTCCCCGCCGACGCGGTCGAGCGCTGCGACGATGTCGGCCGGCAGTTGCGCGGCCCCATGCCCGCCTACAACCGCTGA
- a CDS encoding ABC transporter substrate-binding protein → MNGSAPRRGLSRRDLLRAGVAAGAGLALGPVLAACAGPTGTSGAGTLTLALNRSLVSLDNKLNQFDAHVTVQRAVRQALTRIGDGLRAEPVLAQSFELVSPTAWRVRLRPEAAYSDGTPVAVADVVTALEMYQQVDASFVGNQFPEWPVVQQLDEHTFDLVTQRPLVGLDALMSNILVTPAAANLPEELSDGVGSGPYVVSQANRGTGDYTLTANPAYWGPAPGVEQVRIRFLPEETSRVLALRSGEVDVIDSISPDSAEQLDGLPGISLLQAEGTRLVQLFYNFRKPPEHPLSKASVRQALSLAIDGQSIVRDVLLDSVTPTHGVVPLSLDGAVEVGRFAFDPRKARQLLDAEGVDDLELTIIWESGEFAGDAYVMEAVAQMLGDIGVQVHLHQFEPGGDLPTWRQGRGGDFDIIGNGYGNQTGLALTSLQGLFAGTPEMEQTGDAFMGFVYDDIASGITAAAAETDDQRRSTLLQDVQQSIWDLWPSMWAFTQDVLLAHRDTVSGLDLLPINSYDLAALRLEEG, encoded by the coding sequence ATGAACGGCAGCGCTCCGCGCCGCGGCCTGAGCCGACGCGACCTGCTGCGGGCCGGTGTCGCGGCGGGCGCCGGGCTCGCGCTCGGCCCGGTGCTGGCGGCCTGTGCCGGCCCCACCGGCACGTCCGGCGCCGGCACCCTCACGCTGGCGCTGAACCGGTCGCTGGTCAGCCTGGACAACAAGCTCAACCAGTTCGACGCGCACGTCACCGTGCAACGCGCGGTGCGGCAGGCGCTCACCCGCATCGGCGACGGCCTGCGGGCCGAGCCGGTGCTGGCCCAGAGCTTCGAGCTCGTCTCGCCCACGGCCTGGCGGGTACGGCTGCGCCCCGAGGCCGCGTACTCCGACGGCACACCGGTCGCGGTGGCCGACGTCGTCACCGCTCTCGAGATGTACCAGCAGGTCGACGCCTCGTTCGTCGGCAACCAGTTCCCCGAGTGGCCGGTGGTGCAGCAGCTCGACGAGCACACGTTCGACCTCGTCACGCAGCGGCCGCTGGTCGGCCTCGACGCCCTCATGAGCAACATCCTCGTCACGCCGGCGGCGGCCAACCTCCCCGAGGAGCTGTCCGACGGCGTCGGCAGCGGCCCGTACGTGGTCAGCCAGGCCAACCGCGGCACCGGCGACTACACGCTCACCGCCAACCCCGCCTACTGGGGCCCGGCGCCCGGTGTGGAACAGGTGCGCATCCGGTTCCTGCCCGAGGAGACCAGCCGCGTGCTCGCCCTGCGCAGCGGCGAGGTCGACGTCATCGACTCCATCTCGCCCGACTCCGCGGAGCAGCTCGACGGCCTGCCCGGCATCAGCCTGCTGCAGGCCGAGGGCACCCGCCTGGTGCAGCTCTTCTACAACTTCCGCAAGCCGCCCGAGCACCCGCTCTCCAAGGCCTCGGTCCGGCAGGCGCTGAGCCTGGCCATCGACGGCCAGAGCATCGTCCGCGACGTCCTGCTCGACAGCGTCACCCCCACCCACGGCGTGGTGCCGCTCAGTCTCGACGGCGCCGTCGAGGTCGGACGGTTCGCCTTCGACCCCCGCAAGGCCCGGCAGCTGCTCGACGCCGAAGGGGTCGACGACCTCGAGCTGACCATCATCTGGGAGTCCGGCGAGTTCGCCGGCGACGCCTATGTCATGGAGGCCGTGGCGCAGATGCTCGGCGACATCGGGGTGCAGGTGCACCTGCACCAGTTCGAGCCCGGCGGCGACCTCCCCACCTGGCGGCAGGGTCGCGGGGGCGACTTCGACATCATCGGCAACGGCTACGGCAACCAGACCGGCCTGGCGCTCACCAGCCTGCAGGGCCTGTTCGCGGGCACGCCCGAGATGGAGCAGACCGGCGACGCGTTCATGGGCTTCGTCTACGACGACATCGCCTCCGGCATCACCGCGGCCGCGGCCGAGACCGACGACCAGCGGCGCTCCACGCTGCTGCAGGACGTCCAGCAGTCCATCTGGGACCTCTGGCCGTCCATGTGGGCGTTCACGCAGGACGTCCTGCTCGCCCACCGCGACACCGTGAGCGGCCTCGACCTGCTGCCCATCAACTCCTACGACCTCGCCGCCCTGCGGCTCGAGGAGGGGTGA
- a CDS encoding ABC transporter ATP-binding protein: protein MTLLDVQDLQVELMTAGGVIRAVDGVSFTVGRSETVTLIGESGSGKSTTAMAVQALLPRNLAVVSGRCLIDGVDVVARPAEAAKLRGRTVAMIPQDPMTALSPVSTIGRQLGEVLAHKDSSLSRSARRRQAADLLGSVRITDPERRLDAYPHQLSGGMVQRVLIAMALAIDPHLLVADEPTSALDVTVQAGILDLLMDLQDRTSAGILMITHDIGVARLVSDRVHVMRDGRFVESGEVEAVVGAPRQDYTRRLLDAVPKLGAWEGEVA, encoded by the coding sequence ATGACACTGCTCGACGTCCAGGACCTGCAGGTCGAGCTCATGACGGCCGGCGGGGTGATCCGCGCGGTCGACGGCGTCTCGTTCACCGTCGGCCGGTCCGAGACCGTCACCCTCATCGGCGAGTCCGGCAGCGGCAAGTCCACCACGGCCATGGCGGTGCAGGCGCTGCTGCCGCGCAACCTGGCCGTGGTGTCCGGGCGCTGCCTCATCGACGGCGTCGACGTCGTGGCGCGCCCGGCCGAGGCCGCGAAGCTGCGGGGGCGGACCGTCGCCATGATCCCGCAGGACCCCATGACGGCGCTGAGCCCCGTGTCGACCATCGGCCGGCAGCTCGGCGAGGTGCTGGCCCACAAGGACTCCTCGCTGTCCCGGTCCGCCCGCCGCCGGCAGGCCGCCGACCTCCTGGGCTCGGTGCGCATCACCGATCCCGAGCGCCGGCTCGACGCCTATCCGCACCAGCTGTCCGGCGGCATGGTGCAACGGGTCCTCATCGCCATGGCGCTGGCCATCGACCCGCACCTGCTGGTGGCCGACGAGCCCACCAGTGCCCTCGACGTCACGGTGCAGGCCGGCATCCTCGACCTCCTCATGGACCTGCAGGACCGCACCTCGGCCGGCATCCTCATGATCACCCACGACATCGGCGTGGCCCGGCTGGTCAGCGACCGCGTGCACGTCATGCGCGACGGCCGGTTCGTCGAGAGCGGCGAGGTCGAGGCCGTCGTCGGCGCGCCGCGGCAGGACTACACCCGCCGGCTGCTCGACGCGGTGCCGAAGCTGGGCGCCTGGGAAGGAGAGGTGGCATGA
- a CDS encoding aldolase/citrate lyase family protein — protein sequence MTTTPAFEAVERIRRRERSVGYWIATDNPVGTERIARVGYDYVGIDAQHGLIDYKGWLAALLAIEAGGRSAGLVRVPANDLTSIGQALDAGAHGVIVPLVDTADQAAAAVRACRYPPEGGRSYGPMRAGLRIGPAPAEANAHVLCAVMIETLTALDNVEAIAATPGLDGIYVGPSDLTLALGGASSTDPAFAEALDEACGRVCAAAAQRGIAAGIHCPDGATASRRLAQGFTFATVSSDLVHLEQAAAAHLAAARD from the coding sequence GTGACCACCACCCCCGCCTTCGAGGCCGTCGAACGCATCCGCCGCCGCGAGCGCTCCGTCGGGTACTGGATCGCCACCGACAACCCCGTCGGCACCGAGCGCATCGCCCGCGTCGGCTACGACTACGTCGGCATCGACGCCCAGCACGGCCTCATCGACTACAAGGGCTGGCTGGCCGCACTGCTCGCCATCGAGGCCGGCGGACGCAGCGCGGGCCTGGTGCGGGTGCCGGCCAACGACCTCACCTCTATCGGCCAAGCGCTCGACGCGGGCGCTCACGGCGTCATCGTCCCGCTGGTCGACACCGCCGACCAGGCGGCCGCGGCGGTGCGCGCCTGCCGCTACCCACCCGAGGGCGGGCGCAGCTACGGCCCCATGCGAGCGGGCCTGCGCATCGGCCCGGCGCCGGCCGAGGCCAACGCGCACGTGCTGTGCGCCGTCATGATCGAGACGCTGACCGCGCTCGACAACGTCGAGGCCATCGCGGCGACGCCCGGGCTCGACGGCATCTATGTCGGGCCGTCCGACCTCACGCTGGCGCTCGGCGGCGCGTCGTCCACCGACCCCGCGTTCGCCGAGGCACTCGACGAGGCGTGCGGCCGGGTCTGCGCGGCGGCCGCCCAGCGGGGCATCGCGGCCGGCATCCACTGTCCCGACGGCGCGACGGCGAGCCGGCGGCTGGCGCAGGGGTTCACGTTCGCCACGGTCAGCTCCGACCTCGTCCACCTCGAGCAGGCGGCCGCGGCGCACCTGGCGGCGGCCCGGGACTGA
- a CDS encoding ABC transporter permease, with amino-acid sequence MTTQTQAARPSAVTADRLRSSAAALRRRASRLKIVLGAVLAGVVIVPILLANVLPLPDPLEQDLSQRRLPPLTDGHLFGTDQLGRDLLSRILHGGQVSLTIGVLAVLVSGVVGVIAGAAAGYYGRWVDSVVSRLLEAQMSVPLLLLLLLVVALFGPSIAVITLVIAFAQWPEPARLTRAMVLVEREKPYVAAARVLGLRRAAVLVRHVVPNIINQIVVVMLLLLAQAVLLESALSFLGAGVERPHPTWGRIIADGQGYITTSWWLVTLTGLVIVLLVVGVNLLGDGLRDRVGRSRPAKGESQ; translated from the coding sequence ATGACGACGCAGACACAGGCCGCCCGGCCCAGCGCCGTGACGGCCGACCGGCTCCGATCCTCGGCCGCGGCGCTGCGCCGGCGGGCCAGCCGGCTCAAGATCGTGCTGGGCGCGGTCCTGGCCGGCGTCGTGATCGTCCCGATCCTGCTGGCCAACGTGTTGCCGTTGCCCGACCCACTCGAGCAGGACCTCTCCCAGCGCCGGCTGCCGCCGCTGACCGACGGGCACCTGTTCGGGACCGACCAGCTGGGCCGCGACCTGCTGTCGCGCATCCTGCACGGCGGCCAGGTGTCACTGACCATCGGCGTGCTGGCGGTCCTGGTGTCCGGCGTGGTCGGCGTCATCGCCGGCGCGGCCGCGGGCTACTACGGACGCTGGGTCGACTCCGTCGTCTCGCGGCTGCTGGAAGCCCAGATGTCGGTGCCGCTGCTGCTCCTGCTGCTGCTCGTGGTGGCGCTGTTCGGCCCGTCCATCGCCGTCATCACGCTGGTCATCGCGTTCGCGCAGTGGCCCGAGCCGGCCCGGCTCACCCGCGCCATGGTGCTGGTCGAACGCGAGAAACCGTATGTCGCCGCGGCCCGGGTGCTCGGCCTGCGGCGGGCCGCGGTGCTGGTGCGGCACGTCGTGCCGAACATCATCAACCAGATCGTCGTGGTCATGCTGCTGCTCCTGGCCCAGGCGGTGCTGCTCGAGAGCGCGCTGAGCTTCCTCGGCGCCGGGGTCGAGCGGCCTCACCCGACGTGGGGGCGCATCATCGCCGACGGTCAGGGCTACATCACCACGTCGTGGTGGCTGGTCACCCTGACGGGTCTGGTCATCGTGCTGCTGGTGGTCGGGGTCAACCTCCTCGGCGACGGTCTGCGCGACCGCGTGGGCCGGTCCCGGCCGGCGAAGGGAGAGTCGCAATGA
- a CDS encoding MGH1-like glycoside hydrolase domain-containing protein, which produces MESIDEALVTGRRGLRTRPGTLLLGPTGARLWADYLEQRPGFAGAIDLVHKLNIPLLFTVTGVDLPEPWEARWRPSRLTVSAAGRPGSGVEFTEDKFVTWDDCAVSRQVWSNDGPAPVTLRLEVDRSWVGGDGFGSRPVERHGFTVLAVVRPSDPALWDGLVLRPGERAEFVVAAALGLAGTETRPDLERRLDTALSAEPPYAVVDRQQREYQRWFDEVPSFSCSDPVLTRTWAYRWFLLRHNLAVPGVGGLRDPLFYEGRAHKMSKTPWDPAGWEFSKLIPLSSPMHLLEARWHPDPSWGAGLWRTLRAAQGDDGLFRSRTVGQEFHAYANFLGWASYQYALVHRDADGAAAMLASLAAQVRGERAKLATGNDELPIETEHILTGKEYQPSYWSFHDYPADPRDRSGYTPLKRVDRAVYHYRNARGVAGLARLLGDAAGDGAGLAAEFDALADAVAAQVLTKQWDPGTGFFHDLHHATDQRSPVHNVVGFYPYWAGLTGEEHLPGLDAALRLFDTGAPLPSTAPDCPVYSPTGHWRGVYVKGRNGCSWNGPTWPYTNSVVIDGVGATSRRFGHRYDAEFGRLLRSYALLHFQQRDGRTPYLVEHYDSETGEPISDEADYLHSYLIDLVVRYVAGIEAEADSVVVDPLDVGLDWFALTGVRVAGHTVDVAYDHERGLRVSVDGAPATAAPGLSPLTVPLA; this is translated from the coding sequence GTGGAGTCGATCGACGAGGCCCTGGTCACCGGGCGACGCGGCCTGCGCACCCGCCCGGGCACGCTGCTGCTCGGCCCCACGGGCGCCCGGCTCTGGGCCGACTACCTCGAGCAACGGCCGGGCTTCGCCGGTGCCATCGACCTCGTGCACAAGCTCAACATCCCGCTGCTGTTCACCGTCACCGGCGTCGACCTGCCCGAGCCGTGGGAGGCCCGCTGGCGGCCGAGCCGGCTGACGGTGTCCGCGGCGGGCCGGCCGGGTTCCGGGGTCGAGTTCACCGAGGACAAGTTCGTCACCTGGGACGACTGCGCGGTGTCGCGGCAGGTGTGGAGCAACGACGGTCCCGCGCCGGTGACGCTGCGGCTCGAGGTCGACCGGTCCTGGGTCGGCGGCGACGGGTTCGGCTCGCGGCCGGTCGAGCGGCACGGGTTCACCGTGCTCGCCGTCGTCCGGCCGTCCGACCCAGCGCTCTGGGACGGGCTCGTCCTCCGCCCCGGCGAACGGGCCGAGTTCGTCGTCGCGGCGGCGCTCGGTCTGGCCGGCACCGAGACCCGACCCGACCTCGAACGTCGCCTCGATACCGCCCTGTCCGCGGAACCTCCGTACGCCGTCGTCGACCGGCAGCAGCGCGAGTACCAGCGCTGGTTCGACGAGGTGCCGTCCTTCAGCTGCAGCGACCCGGTGCTGACCCGCACCTGGGCGTACCGGTGGTTCCTGCTGCGGCACAACCTCGCCGTGCCCGGGGTCGGCGGGCTGCGCGACCCGCTGTTCTACGAGGGCCGCGCGCACAAGATGAGCAAGACGCCGTGGGATCCCGCCGGCTGGGAGTTCAGCAAGCTCATCCCGCTGTCCAGTCCCATGCACCTGCTCGAGGCCCGCTGGCATCCCGACCCGTCGTGGGGCGCCGGGCTCTGGCGCACGCTGCGGGCCGCCCAGGGCGACGACGGGCTGTTCCGCAGTCGCACGGTCGGCCAGGAGTTCCACGCCTACGCCAACTTCCTCGGCTGGGCGAGCTACCAGTACGCCCTGGTGCACCGCGACGCCGACGGCGCGGCGGCCATGCTGGCCTCGCTGGCGGCCCAGGTGCGCGGCGAGCGCGCGAAGCTCGCCACCGGCAACGACGAGCTCCCCATCGAGACCGAGCACATCCTCACCGGCAAGGAGTACCAGCCCAGCTACTGGTCCTTCCACGACTACCCCGCCGACCCGCGCGACCGGTCCGGCTACACCCCGCTGAAGCGGGTCGACCGCGCCGTCTACCACTACCGCAACGCCCGCGGTGTCGCCGGCCTCGCCCGGCTGCTGGGCGACGCCGCCGGCGACGGAGCCGGCCTCGCCGCCGAGTTCGACGCACTGGCCGACGCCGTGGCCGCGCAGGTGCTGACCAAGCAGTGGGACCCCGGCACCGGGTTCTTCCACGACCTGCACCACGCCACCGACCAGCGGTCCCCGGTCCACAACGTCGTCGGCTTCTACCCGTACTGGGCCGGCCTCACGGGCGAGGAGCACCTGCCCGGCCTCGACGCGGCGCTTCGGCTGTTCGACACCGGCGCACCGCTGCCGTCCACCGCCCCCGACTGCCCCGTCTACAGCCCCACCGGCCACTGGCGCGGCGTGTACGTCAAGGGCCGCAACGGCTGCTCGTGGAACGGCCCGACGTGGCCCTACACCAACAGCGTGGTCATCGACGGCGTCGGCGCCACCAGCCGGCGGTTCGGCCACCGCTACGACGCCGAGTTCGGCCGGCTGCTGCGCTCGTACGCCCTGCTGCACTTCCAGCAGCGCGACGGCCGCACCCCGTACCTCGTCGAGCACTACGACAGCGAGACCGGCGAGCCCATCAGCGACGAGGCCGACTACCTGCACTCCTACCTCATCGACCTCGTCGTCCGGTACGTCGCCGGCATCGAGGCCGAGGCCGACTCCGTCGTCGTCGACCCACTCGACGTCGGGCTCGACTGGTTCGCGCTCACCGGGGTGCGGGTCGCCGGGCACACCGTCGACGTCGCCTACGACCACGAGCGCGGGCTGCGGGTGTCGGTCGACGGCGCCCCGGCCACCGCCGCGCCGGGGCTCAGCCCACTGACCGTGCCGCTGGCGTGA
- a CDS encoding ATP-binding cassette domain-containing protein: MTEPLLSVRDLAVEFTTHGQRNRVVDGVGFDLEAGRTLAVVGESGCGKSTLARTLVRLETPAAGSIRYAGRDLATLGEKELRPVRGDLQMIFQDPYGSLDPHLTAAGIVAEPLRLRGVSDRAERRRQAVELLDRVGLRREHADRRPPEFSGGQRQRIGIARALASRPKVLICDEATSALDVSVQAQVLDLLRELQQHEGIAYLFISHNLGVVREISQEVAVMSRGRFVEHGPTEEVLSRPRHDYTRTLRRAALDPALITGRKPRLFAPTTSAGVAS, from the coding sequence ATGACCGAACCCCTGTTGTCGGTGCGCGACCTGGCCGTGGAGTTCACCACCCATGGGCAGCGCAACCGGGTCGTCGACGGCGTCGGCTTCGATCTCGAGGCGGGCCGCACGCTGGCGGTCGTCGGCGAGTCCGGCTGCGGCAAGTCCACGCTGGCCCGCACGCTGGTCCGGCTCGAGACCCCTGCCGCCGGCTCCATCCGCTACGCCGGCCGCGACCTCGCGACCCTCGGCGAGAAGGAGCTACGGCCGGTCCGCGGCGACCTCCAGATGATCTTCCAAGATCCTTACGGCTCGCTCGACCCGCACCTCACGGCGGCCGGCATCGTCGCCGAGCCGCTGCGCCTGCGCGGTGTGAGCGACCGCGCCGAGCGCCGCCGCCAGGCGGTCGAGCTGCTCGATCGGGTCGGGCTCCGGCGCGAGCACGCCGACCGCCGGCCCCCGGAGTTCTCCGGCGGACAGCGCCAGCGCATCGGCATCGCCCGGGCGCTGGCCAGCCGCCCCAAAGTCCTCATCTGCGACGAAGCCACCAGCGCGCTCGACGTCTCGGTGCAGGCGCAGGTCCTCGACCTGCTGCGCGAACTGCAGCAGCACGAGGGCATCGCCTACCTGTTCATCTCGCACAACCTCGGCGTGGTCCGCGAGATCAGCCAGGAGGTCGCCGTCATGTCGCGGGGCCGGTTCGTCGAGCACGGTCCCACCGAAGAGGTGCTGAGCCGGCCGCGGCACGACTACACCCGCACGCTGCGCCGGGCCGCGCTCGACCCCGCGCTCATCACCGGCCGCAAGCCACGGCTGTTCGCCCCCACGACGAGCGCGGGAGTCGCCTCGTGA